In Mustela lutreola isolate mMusLut2 chromosome 1, mMusLut2.pri, whole genome shotgun sequence, one genomic interval encodes:
- the LOC131822488 gene encoding olfactory receptor 4A47-like — MEPRNNVTYFVLLGLTQDPKEQKVLFVMFLLFYIFSVVGNLLIVVTVIVSKTLGSPMYLFLANLSFMDVIYSSSICPRLISDLSSGENTISFQSCMTQLFTEHFFAASEVFLLLVMAYDRYVAICKPLHYLVIMRQWVCVVLLVVSWVGGFLHSVIQIITIYGLPFCGPNVIDHFFCDMYPLLKLICTDTYVIGLLVVANGGMICTIVFAFLLISYGVILHSLKNLSPEGRRKALQTCGSHITVVVFFFVPCIFMYARPAKTFPIDKSLSVFYTVITPMMNPLIYTLRNSEMTNAIKKLWRRNTMSFSR, encoded by the coding sequence ATGGAACCAAGAAACAATGTAACTTACTTTGTCCTCTTGGGCCTCACCCAGGATCCAAAGGAACAGAAGGTCCTTTTTGTTATGTTCTTGCTcttctatattttttctgtgGTAGGAAACCTGCTCATTGTGGTGACTGTAATTGTCAGTAAGACCTTGGGCTCacctatgtatttatttcttgctAACTTATCATTTATGGATGTCATTTATTCATCTTCCATTTGCCCCAGATTGATTTCAGACTTATCGTCTGGAGAAAATACAATATCCTTCCAATCTTGTATGACTCAGCTATTTACAGAGCACTTTTTTGCTGCATCAGAGGTCTTTCTTCTGCTGGTGATGGcttatgaccgctatgtggccatctgcaagcccttGCATTATTTGGTGATCATGAGGCAGTGGGTATGTGTTGTGCTCCTGGTAGTGTCCTGGGTGGGAGGTTTTCTGCATTCAGTAATTCAAATTATCACTATTTATGGGCTCCCATTTTGTGGTCCCAATGTCATTGATCATTTTTTCTGTGACATGTACCCCTTATTGAAGCTCATCTGTACTGACACGTATGTCATTGGCCTGTTAGTGGTGGCCAATGGAGGGATGATCTGCACTATTGTGTTTGCGTTCTTGCTCATCTCTTATGGTGTCATCTTGCACTCTCTAAAGAACCTTAGTCCGGAAGGGAGGCGGAAAGCCCTCCAGACCTGTGGTTCCCACATCACTGTGGTGGtcttcttctttgttccttgtATTTTCATGTATGCAAGACCTGCTAAGACCTTCCCCATTGACAAATCATTGAGTGTGTTTTATACAGTCATAACCCCAATGATGAACCCACTGATCTACACTCTGAGAAATTCTGAGATGACAAATGCTATAAAGAAGCTCTGGAGAAGAAATACCATGTCTTTTAGTCGATAA